The following are from one region of the Anaerolineales bacterium genome:
- a CDS encoding amidohydrolase has product MTIKADLILKNAILLTMDADLTLYEPGAIAIQADQILATGHETDICEQYAAEQMIDCLGKVLMPGLVNAHTHAAMSLLRGLADDLRLDVWLMGYMMPVE; this is encoded by the coding sequence ATGACAATTAAAGCTGACCTGATCCTTAAAAATGCTATCCTCTTGACGATGGATGCAGATTTAACCCTCTATGAGCCGGGTGCGATTGCCATCCAGGCAGACCAAATCCTGGCTACCGGACACGAAACAGACATCTGCGAGCAGTACGCTGCCGAACAAATGATTGACTGTCTGGGTAAAGTGCTCATGCCTGGCTTGGTTAACGCCCATACCCATGCAGCCATGTCATTGCTGCGGGGCCTGGCAGATGACCTGCGACTGGATGTATGGTTAATGGGGTATATGATGCCAGTCGAA